In Pseudomonas sp. P5_109, the genomic window CCACTGGGCAATGACCAGTTTGCCAGGCACCGCGTCCACCGCCGGGTCCACCAGGATCAACATGCCTTCCGGGATGCTGATGCCATTGGGTGCGGTCATCGCATCGCCCACCACCCTCAACCAGAATGCCTGGCCCCGGGCGTGGTAGTCGGACACTTCAGAGCGCTCTTTTGCGTATACCGCAACCTCGCCGTCGCGCACTTCGGCAGGTTCGCGCCAGTCACTGATCGGGTAGCGGAAGTACGGGTTGTACTTCTGTGTCAGAGAGATTTCGTCGTCCACTGATGCCTGCGGCTCGCGGATCACCAGCGCCACTTCGAGAAACTCAAGACCCAGCGCCCGCAGTACACGGTTCATGTCTTCGATGCCGGGTTCACGACGTTTGTTGAGCCAGTGGCCAATGCCGCCCTGGGACATCCCGAGGCGCTCGGCGAGTATCTCTTGAGTGATCTTGAGCTCACTCATCTTGGCCTTGACCAATTCAATCCATTTATCCATGTGCGGCACGATACGTGGGGGACTCCGGCCATCAAAACACAAATTGTAGTATTTAAATTATGGTCACAAATACAGTTCGTATTAGGATCGATTCACGGATCTGAATCTAACACGGAGCTTGCCATCGCCATGAACCCAC contains:
- a CDS encoding LexA family protein, whose protein sequence is MDKWIELVKAKMSELKITQEILAERLGMSQGGIGHWLNKRREPGIEDMNRVLRALGLEFLEVALVIREPQASVDDEISLTQKYNPYFRYPISDWREPAEVRDGEVAVYAKERSEVSDYHARGQAFWLRVVGDAMTAPNGISIPEGMLILVDPAVDAVPGKLVIAQWPDSAEATFRKLIEEGGQRYLVPLNPTYPKALYAEECRIIGVVVQATARF